One Salminus brasiliensis chromosome 5, fSalBra1.hap2, whole genome shotgun sequence DNA segment encodes these proteins:
- the LOC140555859 gene encoding testis-specific serine/threonine-protein kinase 6-like encodes MEAIKELKTLGFKMFQKVGEGGFGMVLMADSEKQRKRVAIKIIELRQHSRQYRSKYLCRELEIIKTAKHPHIIEVHEIMVRRGHVFIVMEPAATDLHVKICELHHIPSAQAKTWFSQLVSAVAFLHQQDIVHRDLKCANVLLTADGQIKLTDFSYGRFYKGVKKSETFCCTPSFGAPEILMGLPYDPKKSDVWSLGVILYVMVTGHMPFKDSSKITLREAQRKALEFPQRIAVEESCQALISSMLQLDPASRPSVTEIAQHPWLQSRQEG; translated from the coding sequence ATGGAAGCAATCAAGGAACTGAAAACCTTGGGCTTTAAGATGTTTCAGAAGGTTGGCGAAGGGGGTTTTGGCATGGTTCTGATGGCTGATTCAGAAAAGCAGCGCAAACGGGTAGCCATTAAAATTATAGAACTCAGGCAGCATTCCCGCCAATATCGCAGCAAATATCTGTGCCGGGAGCTGGAAATTATCAAAACTGCGAAACACCCCCACATAATTGAAGTCCATGAAATTATGGTGCGTCGGGGACatgtgttcattgtgatggagcCGGCTGCAACAGATCTCCATGTAAAGATCTGTGAGCTCCACCACATTCCCAGCGCACAGGCCAAAACCTGGTTTTCCCAGCTCGTTAGTGCTGTGGCCTttctgcaccagcaggacattgtccatCGAGACctcaaatgtgcaaatgtgctgCTGACTGCAGATGGCCAAATCAAACTGACAGACTTCAGTTATGGCCGTTTTTATAAAGGCGTCAAAAAAAGCGAGACCTTTTGCTGCACGCCTTCATTCGGTGCCCCCGAGATTCTTATGGGTCTGCCCTATGACCCAAAGAAGAGTGACGTGTGGAGCCTGGGTGTAATCCTTTACGTCATGGTCACCGGGCACATGCCTTTCAAAGACAGTAGTAAGATCACGCTCAGAGAAGCACAGCGCAAGGCCTTGGAGTTTCCACAACGGATTGCAGTGGAGGAGTCCTGCCAGGCCTTAATTTCTTCCATGTTGCAGCTTGATCCAGCCTCTCGACCTTCAGTAACAGAGATAGCTCAGCATCCTTGGCTGCAGTCGAGGCAAGAAGGGTAA